The window AATAAAAGAAAATAAAATAGACTTTCAAACGAAAGCCTATTTTTTATTTACAGAAATCAAATAATCATAGACCATTTGATGTTGTTCATCATTCAATTTAGCTTTTGGCGCCATTCTGCTTAAAGTTTTAATCCATCCTTGATCGTCGTGCTTTGCGGGATCTGGTAGTTTGTGGCATCTGTTGCATGAGTTTTCAAAAACTGTTTTTCCCTGCGCTAAATGTTCAGCTGAGGTAAATTTAGGACCGCTTACTGCTGTACTTTTTGGTCCGCATGAGACCATAAAAGTAGATCCTAAAATCGTACTTAAAACTAATTTTTTCATGATGATATTTTTTATTGGTTGTGAGTTTTTTATTTCTTCACAGATACCAAATAATCGTAAACCCACTGATGTTGCTCGTCAG is drawn from Chryseobacterium muglaense and contains these coding sequences:
- a CDS encoding cytochrome C; this translates as MKKLVLSTILGSTFMVSCGPKSTAVSGPKFTSAEHLAQGKTVFENSCNRCHKLPDPAKHDDQGWIKTLSRMAPKAKLNDEQHQMVYDYLISVNKK